The following proteins are encoded in a genomic region of Desertifilum tharense IPPAS B-1220:
- the thiS gene encoding sulfur carrier protein ThiS: MSESEIQLHVNGEPHTCAVQTPLPAFLEQLGLNPRLVAVEYNGEILHRQYWSETTIQSGDRLEIVTIVGGG; encoded by the coding sequence ATGAGCGAGTCTGAAATTCAATTACACGTCAATGGCGAACCGCATACCTGTGCGGTGCAGACCCCATTACCCGCTTTTTTGGAACAATTGGGGTTAAATCCGCGCTTGGTGGCGGTGGAATATAACGGCGAAATTCTCCATCGCCAGTATTGGTCAGAAACCACGATCCAATCGGGCGATCGCTTAGAGATTGTTACGATTGTCGGAGGCGGCTAA
- a CDS encoding mechanosensitive ion channel, translating into MNEFWQGLTFGSATLPQPSSELTYLPLPLAQFGIPGAGQLFAGLEALFIWNIIFAIAILVIGYIVAKVISAIVERLLKKTDIDNRLAAWITGTSDPAQAPPVERWIGGAVFWLIMIFVVVAFLERLQLTVVSQPLNRFLDQVLGFLPRLGAAAILLAIAWFLATIVKLVVTRGLRALNLDRRLGQQMGDESVANQNILSDTLASALYWFIFLLFLPSILSTLGLEGTLLPVQALLNDILLILPRLLAAAVIIGAGWLVATVVRRIVTNLLLASGVDRIGSRFGISQASGGQSLSWLAGTIVFVLILIPFGIAALNALQIAAITVPAVAMLTQVLNAVPLIFTAAVVLLIAYVIGRFVAELVTSILAGIGFNNLYYWLGLQSQPYVEPTPPPPAAAVDAPIYPDETFSSPPPSPTPRTQSPSEIVGIIVLIAIMLFATITATEILGLAALTLIITGILQIAGQVLVGLVIFAIGLYLANVTFRIITSSGNYQARVLGQTARIAILTLVGAMALQQMGIASSIVNLAFGLLLGAIAVAIALAFGLGGREVAADQIREWLSAFKQNRPPR; encoded by the coding sequence ATGAATGAATTCTGGCAAGGCCTCACCTTTGGGAGTGCCACTCTGCCGCAACCTTCTTCTGAGTTGACTTACCTGCCTTTACCTCTAGCCCAGTTTGGCATACCCGGCGCAGGACAACTGTTTGCTGGATTAGAAGCCCTGTTCATCTGGAATATCATCTTTGCGATCGCGATTCTGGTCATTGGTTATATTGTGGCCAAAGTCATCTCTGCGATCGTCGAGCGACTGCTCAAAAAAACGGATATTGACAATCGCCTCGCCGCTTGGATTACCGGAACCAGCGATCCCGCCCAAGCTCCCCCCGTGGAAAGATGGATTGGCGGCGCAGTCTTTTGGCTGATCATGATTTTTGTCGTGGTTGCCTTCCTCGAAAGACTGCAACTCACCGTTGTTTCCCAACCGTTAAATCGCTTCCTCGATCAAGTTCTCGGATTTTTACCCAGACTCGGCGCTGCGGCGATTCTCTTAGCGATCGCGTGGTTCCTTGCCACCATCGTTAAACTAGTCGTAACGCGCGGTTTGCGGGCGCTGAACCTAGATCGACGCTTGGGTCAACAAATGGGCGACGAGAGTGTAGCCAACCAAAACATTCTCAGCGACACGCTCGCCAGCGCGCTTTACTGGTTTATCTTCCTGCTCTTCTTGCCCTCCATTCTCAGTACATTAGGGCTAGAAGGAACCTTACTCCCGGTTCAAGCGCTCCTCAATGATATCCTGCTGATCCTACCCAGGCTGCTCGCCGCCGCCGTCATTATTGGCGCGGGTTGGCTAGTTGCTACCGTCGTTCGCCGGATCGTCACCAACCTGCTTCTCGCGAGCGGTGTCGATCGGATTGGCAGCCGTTTTGGAATTAGTCAAGCCAGCGGCGGACAATCTCTGTCGTGGTTAGCAGGCACCATTGTTTTCGTCTTAATCTTAATTCCCTTTGGCATTGCCGCCCTCAATGCCCTACAAATTGCGGCGATTACCGTTCCAGCAGTCGCCATGCTGACACAGGTACTCAACGCCGTTCCTCTCATCTTTACAGCCGCCGTCGTCCTACTGATTGCCTACGTCATCGGGCGATTTGTTGCTGAGTTAGTCACCAGCATCCTTGCCGGGATTGGATTTAATAATCTTTATTACTGGCTTGGCTTACAATCTCAACCCTACGTTGAGCCAACGCCGCCACCCCCTGCGGCTGCTGTTGATGCACCGATTTATCCAGACGAAACCTTCTCTTCTCCCCCTCCTAGTCCAACCCCTAGAACTCAATCGCCTTCAGAAATTGTAGGGATTATTGTTCTGATTGCGATTATGCTGTTTGCGACAATTACCGCAACAGAAATCTTGGGGTTAGCTGCTCTGACCCTGATTATTACAGGCATTCTGCAAATTGCCGGTCAGGTATTGGTGGGACTGGTGATTTTTGCCATTGGCTTGTATTTAGCGAATGTCACCTTCCGAATCATTACCAGTTCGGGCAATTACCAAGCGCGAGTCCTCGGACAAACTGCTCGCATCGCTATTTTGACCTTAGTCGGAGCAATGGCGCTCCAACAAATGGGCATCGCCAGCAGTATTGTTAACCTAGCATTTGGTTTACTGTTAGGGGCAATTGCTGTGGCGATCGCGCTAGCCTTTGGTTTAGGCGGTCGAGAAGTGGCTGCGGACCAAATCCGCGAGTGGTTATCCGCCTTCAAGCAAAATCGCCCGCCACGGTAG
- a CDS encoding DUF1517 domain-containing protein — protein MYKKLISAIKPFFKSVLIVGLVLTLTLGNAHDALALRSGGRIGGGSFRAPSRTLAPSRPSVPGGGYGGYGYPGGGGFPFLFPFFGFPMVGFGGLFSVLILFAIANFLVQSFRRAGGDEELSYSSNPSVSIAEVQVGLLAEARTLQADLDRMAQTADTGSEEGRAQVLQEATLALLRHPEYWVYASSQTQQARLEAAEAKFNQLALAERSKFTEETLSNVNNRLQQADKLASLPEAEGPGGELVASVPSEYIVVTLLAATLGKMDLPEVNNSQDLRRALSQIGGLASDRLLAIEILWAPQESNDTLTSDDLLAEYPNLKLV, from the coding sequence ATGTACAAAAAACTGATTTCGGCGATTAAACCCTTTTTTAAGTCTGTTCTGATCGTTGGTTTAGTCCTCACCTTAACCCTAGGAAATGCCCACGACGCCTTAGCCCTACGCAGTGGCGGACGGATCGGTGGAGGCTCCTTTAGAGCGCCTAGCCGGACGTTAGCGCCCTCTAGACCCAGCGTTCCCGGTGGGGGTTATGGGGGTTATGGGTATCCCGGTGGGGGCGGCTTTCCCTTCCTGTTTCCCTTCTTTGGGTTCCCGATGGTGGGATTTGGGGGTTTATTCTCGGTTTTAATCTTGTTTGCGATCGCGAATTTCCTCGTCCAAAGTTTCCGACGGGCTGGAGGGGATGAGGAACTGAGCTATAGCAGCAATCCCAGCGTCTCCATTGCTGAAGTCCAAGTGGGGTTACTCGCTGAAGCCCGGACTTTGCAAGCCGATCTCGACCGCATGGCGCAAACCGCCGATACAGGTTCCGAAGAAGGTCGCGCTCAAGTGCTGCAAGAAGCCACCCTCGCCCTGTTACGTCACCCGGAATACTGGGTTTATGCGTCTTCCCAAACCCAACAAGCCCGCCTAGAAGCCGCAGAAGCGAAGTTTAATCAACTGGCGCTGGCAGAACGCAGCAAGTTTACAGAAGAAACGCTCTCTAATGTGAACAACCGCCTGCAACAAGCGGACAAACTCGCCAGCCTCCCGGAAGCCGAAGGACCTGGTGGAGAACTGGTTGCTAGTGTCCCCAGCGAGTATATTGTTGTCACCCTACTCGCCGCCACCTTGGGCAAAATGGACTTACCAGAAGTCAACAATTCTCAAGATTTGCGCCGCGCCCTCAGTCAAATTGGTGGATTGGCTAGCGATCGCTTACTCGCAATCGAAATTCTCTGGGCCCCGCAAGAGAGCAACGATACGCTCACCTCTGACGATCTGTTGGCAGAATACCCCAACCTGAAGCTCGTCTAA
- a CDS encoding thiamine phosphate synthase, whose translation MGDIYEQSRAFQPTVHRILDANLDRAREGLRIIEEWCRFGLNSEGLTNECKQLRQALAVWHTPEIRAARNTAGDPGTELTHPQEKERSSIGQLLQVNLCRVEEALRVLEEYGKLHHAKMGEACKQMRYRVYLLETNLMAYQRRQRLRDSTLYLITSPSDRLLTVVEAALQGGLTLVQYRSKTADDLVRLEEAQKLRSLCDRYGALLIVNDRVDIALAVDADGVHLGQQDIPIGLARQLLGPQRLIGRSTTNPEEMQRAIAEGADYIGVGPVYATPTKADKAAAGLEYVRYAAEKASVPWFAIGGIDLENLNQVLDAGATRISVVRAVMQAEQPTLTTQYFLSQLTRMQTMRSLHP comes from the coding sequence ATGGGGGACATATACGAACAAAGTCGGGCTTTTCAGCCAACCGTTCACCGGATATTAGATGCCAATCTAGACCGCGCCCGTGAAGGTCTGAGAATTATTGAAGAGTGGTGTCGCTTTGGGCTTAACAGCGAAGGCCTCACTAATGAATGCAAGCAGTTGCGCCAAGCCTTAGCGGTTTGGCATACACCTGAAATTCGAGCGGCGCGCAATACCGCAGGCGATCCGGGGACAGAATTAACCCATCCCCAGGAAAAAGAACGCTCTAGTATTGGTCAACTGCTACAGGTCAATTTGTGCCGAGTTGAAGAAGCGCTGCGGGTTTTAGAGGAATATGGCAAGCTGCACCATGCCAAAATGGGAGAGGCTTGCAAGCAGATGCGCTATCGCGTTTATCTGTTGGAAACGAACTTAATGGCCTATCAGCGTCGCCAGCGCTTGCGAGATTCAACGTTGTATTTAATTACTTCGCCCTCCGATCGCTTGCTAACGGTGGTTGAAGCGGCTTTGCAAGGGGGGTTAACCCTGGTGCAGTACCGCAGCAAGACGGCAGATGACTTAGTTCGCCTAGAGGAAGCCCAAAAGTTACGCTCCTTGTGCGATCGCTATGGCGCTTTATTGATTGTGAACGATCGCGTTGATATTGCCCTGGCGGTGGATGCCGATGGAGTTCATCTCGGTCAACAGGATATTCCGATTGGGTTGGCGCGGCAACTTTTAGGCCCGCAACGCCTGATCGGCCGTTCGACGACCAATCCGGAAGAAATGCAAAGAGCGATCGCCGAAGGAGCCGATTATATTGGCGTTGGCCCGGTTTATGCAACGCCGACGAAAGCTGACAAAGCCGCCGCCGGATTGGAATATGTGCGCTATGCGGCCGAAAAAGCCTCCGTGCCTTGGTTTGCCATTGGGGGTATCGATTTAGAAAACCTCAATCAGGTGCTAGATGCTGGCGCAACCCGGATTTCCGTCGTGCGAGCCGTCATGCAAGCCGAACAACCCACCCTAACCACCCAGTATTTCTTATCTCAGTTAACGCGGATGCAAACGATGCGATCGCTTCATCCTTAG
- a CDS encoding SRPBCC family protein, whose amino-acid sequence MANAQVFEQSIQINASATLVERCITEQDLMHQWLNPLLKCEPVGKWDTTKGGRSHFIIQIPLVQPTLESVVIEREPGLIVWGFEGFFKGRDRWECQPLAEGTRLLNRFEFEIPNPLIAFGFNTFAAGLTQADMQAQLHRLKRVAEKLHQSFQ is encoded by the coding sequence ATGGCGAATGCTCAAGTTTTTGAACAATCTATCCAAATTAACGCCAGTGCAACGCTGGTAGAGCGTTGCATCACCGAGCAAGACTTAATGCATCAGTGGCTCAATCCCTTGTTGAAGTGTGAGCCAGTCGGCAAGTGGGATACTACAAAAGGCGGTCGCAGTCACTTTATCATTCAAATTCCCCTGGTGCAACCAACGCTAGAGAGTGTGGTGATTGAGCGCGAACCGGGTTTAATTGTTTGGGGATTTGAGGGATTCTTTAAAGGACGCGATCGCTGGGAATGTCAACCCCTAGCAGAAGGAACAAGATTGTTAAACCGCTTTGAGTTTGAAATTCCTAACCCGCTAATTGCATTTGGCTTCAATACATTTGCAGCCGGTTTAACCCAAGCTGATATGCAAGCGCAACTCCACCGCCTGAAACGCGTCGCCGAGAAATTACATCAAAGTTTTCAATAA